From the Acidimicrobiales bacterium genome, one window contains:
- a CDS encoding acyltransferase, with protein PAWIWDGGLVAAGLGSTAVIVGVLRAPRGPVGRVLALAPLAWLGRISYSLYLWHWPVIVLVNPSTTGLSGAALVVLRVALMLAATCASYYLVETPLRRADWAAWRRRALAPAGALATAALVVVGTTAPVSAGAAPVSHRDSPATLNATVGSVPAALPVGRVPSPSDPLRVWIMGDSVMFDSAAGLTAALEATGRATVTANSSFGGWGLSTDHVWPSDAQRIIRQYRPEVVIGTWSWDDGLAAADPPAYRTRLEQAVRTILTPGDGVDLMVLLEYPPTGPSPAVSDPVARAAKWKQQLQVQGAWDRVARSVTDAFPGHAAYLRTTPVFAPDGRVMTWMRVSGTTWIRARKLDNTHMCPYGAALFGSAVVTAIAEPLLLGTMSPGWETGAWTHDGRYNDPPGACPADQPPPGYTGIPLPVTSG; from the coding sequence CCCGCCTGGATCTGGGACGGCGGGCTGGTGGCGGCCGGGCTGGGCTCGACGGCCGTGATCGTGGGCGTCCTGCGGGCGCCGCGGGGCCCGGTGGGCCGGGTACTGGCTCTGGCTCCCCTGGCCTGGCTGGGCCGGATCAGCTACTCGCTGTACCTGTGGCACTGGCCGGTCATCGTCCTGGTCAACCCGAGCACCACCGGCCTGTCCGGCGCGGCGCTGGTGGTGCTGAGGGTGGCGCTGATGCTGGCCGCCACGTGCGCCAGCTACTACCTGGTCGAGACCCCTCTCCGGCGAGCGGACTGGGCGGCGTGGCGGCGGCGCGCCCTGGCTCCCGCCGGCGCCCTGGCCACCGCCGCCCTCGTCGTCGTCGGGACAACGGCGCCGGTGTCGGCGGGCGCCGCCCCGGTCTCACACCGCGACAGCCCGGCCACGCTCAACGCCACCGTCGGCTCGGTGCCGGCGGCGCTGCCGGTGGGACGCGTTCCCTCACCGTCGGATCCCCTGCGCGTCTGGATCATGGGTGACAGCGTGATGTTCGACAGCGCGGCGGGGTTGACCGCCGCTCTCGAGGCGACCGGGCGCGCCACCGTCACCGCCAACAGCTCGTTCGGGGGCTGGGGGCTGAGCACCGACCACGTGTGGCCGAGCGACGCCCAACGGATCATCAGGCAGTACCGCCCGGAGGTGGTGATCGGCACGTGGTCGTGGGACGACGGGCTGGCGGCCGCCGATCCGCCGGCCTACCGGACCCGGCTCGAGCAGGCGGTGAGAACGATCCTCACGCCCGGTGACGGCGTGGACCTGATGGTGCTGCTCGAGTACCCCCCCACCGGACCCTCACCCGCGGTCAGCGATCCGGTGGCGCGGGCCGCCAAGTGGAAACAGCAGCTCCAGGTGCAGGGGGCATGGGACCGCGTCGCTCGTTCGGTCACCGACGCCTTCCCGGGCCACGCCGCCTACCTGCGGACCACACCGGTGTTCGCGCCCGACGGTCGGGTCATGACCTGGATGCGCGTGTCGGGCACGACCTGGATCCGGGCGCGCAAGCTCGACAACACCCACATGTGCCCGTACGGGGCGGCGCTGTTCGGCTCGGCCGTGGTGACCGCCATCGCGGAGCCCCTGCTCCTCGGGACGATGAGCCCGGGCTGGGAGACCGGGGCGTGGACCCACGACGGGCGCTACAACGACCCGCCCGGTGCCTGTCCCGCCGACCAGCCGCCGCCCGGCTACACCGGAATCCCACTGCCCGTCACCAGCGGCTGA
- a CDS encoding AAA family ATPase → MPKVYAVANQKGGVAKTTTVHSLGTALAERGRQVLLVDLDPQACLTYSLGLVAAELGHSLHDVIVHRTPAADALTKVGDIHILPATIDLTGAEIYLLSKTGREYALARAIEPVVSGYDVVLIDCPPSLGILTINGLTAAHEVLIPLQCETLSSRGVGQLLETVGDVRSFTNPGLGVAGVIATMYDGRTRLGQQVLADAHEQHGLELLPPPVPKSVKVAEAPGRSRSVLQHAPHSPAADAYRELAAHLDSRIR, encoded by the coding sequence GTGCCCAAGGTCTACGCCGTCGCCAACCAGAAGGGCGGCGTCGCCAAGACCACGACCGTCCACTCCCTCGGCACGGCGCTGGCGGAGCGGGGCCGGCAGGTCCTCCTGGTCGATCTCGACCCCCAGGCGTGCCTCACTTACTCGCTCGGCCTGGTGGCCGCCGAGCTCGGCCACTCGCTGCACGACGTGATCGTCCACCGCACCCCGGCCGCGGACGCCCTCACCAAGGTCGGGGACATCCACATCCTTCCGGCCACGATCGACCTGACGGGCGCCGAGATCTACCTGCTCTCCAAGACCGGGCGTGAGTACGCGCTGGCGCGGGCCATCGAGCCGGTGGTGTCCGGCTACGACGTCGTGCTCATCGACTGCCCGCCCTCGCTCGGCATCCTCACGATCAACGGGCTGACCGCCGCCCACGAGGTGCTCATCCCGCTGCAGTGCGAGACGCTGTCGAGCCGCGGCGTCGGCCAGCTCCTCGAGACGGTGGGCGATGTGCGCAGCTTCACCAATCCCGGACTGGGTGTGGCGGGCGTGATCGCCACCATGTACGACGGCCGCACGCGCCTGGGCCAGCAGGTCCTGGCCGACGCCCACGAGCAGCACGGCCTCGAGCTCCTCCCCCCGCCGGTGCCCAAGTCGGTGAAGGTGGCGGAGGCGCCGGGCCGGAGCCGCTCGGTCCTGCAGCACGCCCCCCACTCCCCCGCCGCCGACGCCTATCGCGAGCTGGCCGCCCACCTCGACAGCCGGATCCGCTGA
- a CDS encoding acetoacetate decarboxylase family protein, with protein sequence MQNRWVQEPVSGEGGEVVPFPANARLEVTYLTDPEVLAAALPPPLTAPPEPRVHVRFTRIEVNGHLHEIVCSFLVDAMYGDQLGQHCLVMPIDLADAIAPSRERYGEPKKMAEMAFERQGDHVRASVTRQGVTIIDVVGDVTEKLPTPEPYPLLHFWYKFLPAVEGPGFDAGPFLVTLHQTMKPESAELVDGKIVLRDLPGTPVADLPVLEQESMRFMMTSSDFYHVLEDVVIDPAEYARHVAVQYR encoded by the coding sequence ATGCAGAACCGCTGGGTCCAGGAGCCGGTGAGCGGGGAGGGGGGCGAGGTGGTGCCGTTTCCTGCCAATGCCCGCCTCGAGGTCACCTACCTGACCGATCCCGAGGTCCTGGCGGCGGCGCTGCCGCCGCCTCTGACCGCACCGCCCGAGCCGCGGGTCCACGTCCGGTTCACGCGCATCGAGGTCAACGGGCACCTCCACGAGATCGTCTGCTCGTTCCTGGTCGACGCCATGTACGGGGACCAGCTCGGCCAGCACTGCCTGGTCATGCCGATCGACCTGGCCGACGCCATCGCCCCCAGCCGCGAGCGCTACGGGGAGCCCAAGAAGATGGCCGAGATGGCCTTCGAGCGCCAGGGGGACCACGTGCGGGCCAGCGTCACCCGCCAGGGGGTCACGATCATCGACGTGGTGGGAGACGTGACCGAGAAGCTCCCGACTCCCGAGCCGTACCCGCTCCTGCACTTCTGGTACAAGTTCCTGCCCGCGGTCGAGGGGCCGGGTTTCGACGCCGGGCCGTTCCTCGTGACCCTCCACCAGACCATGAAGCCCGAGTCCGCCGAGTTGGTCGACGGCAAGATCGTGCTGCGCGACCTGCCCGGCACCCCGGTGGCCGACCTGCCCGTGCTCGAGCAGGAGTCGATGCGGTTCATGATGACGTCGTCGGACTTCTACCACGTGCTCGAGGACGTCGTCATCGACCCGGCCGAGTACGCCAGACACGTTGCCGTCCAGTACCGGTAG
- a CDS encoding ABC transporter substrate-binding protein translates to MPSSTGSPAPDRPERTYDRRGFLGLTARLAGGAALLGGAPGLLAACSSSGSGASGSSGSPASGPGTASAGTPKRGGSLKIGIDAETNGLNPVASDFTSPAVYYARAVFDTLTIQASDGSVKPYLAQSVTPNASYDVWTITLRPGVVFHDGTPLDADALVTYLNQVVASPTYSITLQKLIRSVSKTGNLSVSVKMGQPWVAFDAYLSGGTGGAAQLGFIPSPKMLADPNGANHPVGTGPFVFQRWDSNVQFVATRNPHYWRSGLPYLDQITFKPIPDETARIQTLDAGGVDLIQTAAYDTIASLLHQSQFTVLSNVHGDVGEPSQNFIMLNTQVAPLDDVRVRRALASATDQRQLSRLTESNLVPPSSGPFEPGNPWYSPTGYPTFDLAKAQALVKAYQAEKGPISFPLITAGTTQLNQMQVLQQMWRKAGITVSSIDTPTSTAQISAILIGDYAASSWGQFSAPDPDMNYPFWSATTVAPLKKFAVNFARNADPEIEAALQVGRTNPDRSARIGAYQKVARRLAADVPYIWTGRALGAVAARRNVAGYATGLSLPQGGRAAALNGSNIWLTEIWMS, encoded by the coding sequence TTGCCGTCCAGTACCGGTAGTCCCGCCCCCGACCGCCCGGAGCGGACCTACGACCGGCGGGGCTTTCTCGGCCTGACCGCCCGCCTGGCGGGAGGCGCCGCCCTCCTCGGCGGCGCCCCGGGGCTCCTGGCGGCGTGCAGCTCCTCAGGCTCGGGGGCCTCGGGCTCGTCCGGATCGCCGGCGTCGGGCCCCGGCACCGCCTCCGCCGGCACCCCCAAACGGGGCGGCTCGCTCAAGATCGGCATCGACGCCGAGACCAACGGCTTGAACCCCGTGGCCAGCGACTTCACCTCGCCGGCCGTCTACTACGCCCGGGCCGTGTTCGACACGCTGACCATCCAGGCGTCGGACGGTTCGGTCAAGCCCTACCTGGCGCAGTCGGTCACCCCCAACGCCAGCTACGACGTGTGGACGATCACCCTGCGGCCCGGCGTCGTCTTCCATGACGGGACCCCCCTGGACGCCGACGCCCTGGTCACGTACCTCAACCAGGTGGTGGCGAGCCCGACCTACTCGATCACCCTGCAGAAGCTGATCCGGAGCGTCTCCAAGACAGGGAACCTGTCGGTCAGCGTCAAGATGGGCCAGCCCTGGGTGGCCTTCGACGCCTATCTGTCGGGAGGAACCGGCGGAGCGGCCCAGCTCGGCTTCATCCCCTCGCCGAAGATGCTGGCGGACCCGAACGGAGCCAATCACCCGGTGGGAACCGGGCCGTTCGTGTTCCAGCGTTGGGACTCGAACGTGCAGTTCGTCGCCACCCGCAACCCGCACTACTGGCGATCGGGCCTGCCCTACCTGGACCAGATCACCTTCAAGCCGATCCCCGACGAGACGGCGCGGATTCAGACCCTCGATGCCGGCGGCGTCGACCTCATCCAGACCGCGGCCTACGACACGATCGCCTCGCTCCTGCATCAGTCGCAGTTCACCGTTCTCAGCAACGTCCACGGTGACGTGGGTGAGCCGAGCCAGAACTTCATCATGCTGAATACGCAGGTGGCGCCCCTCGACGACGTCCGGGTCCGCCGGGCCCTCGCCTCCGCCACCGATCAACGCCAGCTCAGCCGGCTCACCGAATCCAACCTGGTCCCGCCCTCGTCGGGCCCGTTCGAGCCGGGCAACCCCTGGTACTCGCCGACCGGCTATCCCACCTTCGACCTGGCCAAGGCCCAGGCGCTGGTGAAGGCGTACCAGGCGGAGAAGGGGCCGATCTCATTTCCGCTGATCACCGCCGGTACCACACAGCTCAACCAGATGCAGGTCCTCCAGCAGATGTGGAGGAAGGCCGGGATAACGGTCAGCTCCATCGACACGCCCACGAGCACGGCCCAGATCAGCGCCATCCTGATCGGGGACTATGCGGCGTCGTCGTGGGGCCAGTTCTCGGCGCCGGACCCCGACATGAACTATCCGTTCTGGTCGGCAACGACGGTGGCGCCGCTCAAGAAGTTCGCCGTGAACTTCGCCCGCAACGCCGACCCGGAGATCGAGGCCGCCCTGCAGGTGGGGCGGACCAACCCCGACCGGTCCGCCCGGATCGGGGCGTACCAGAAGGTGGCCCGGCGGCTGGCCGCCGACGTCCCCTACATCTGGACGGGCCGGGCCCTCGGCGCGGTGGCGGCCCGGCGCAACGTGGCGGGCTACGCGACCGGGCTCTCCCTGCCCCAGGGCGGCCGGGCGGCCGCCCTCAACGGCTCGAACATCTGGCTGACCGAGATCTGGATGAGCTGA